In the genome of Dyadobacter fermentans DSM 18053, the window GAGTGCGTGAGCCGCCGTGGAATCGGATGATTCAATCGCGTAGCGATGTAATATCGGTAGCAAATGATGGCCGTGTGTTTTCAAAATCCCGTGAGGGATGCAACAACAATAATGACAGCAGGAGCATTGTTGTTACATGCCTAACGGCATTTGAACTTCATTTGCGACGGTTTGCTACCAATATTGCATACCTAACGGCATTTATCTCACACAATTCCCACACATCCGCTCAGTCATTCAGATTCAATCACTCCCACTCTGCGGCGGCTCATTGATCGTTCAAATTACTTCTGACAGAAAATATATAAGTAAGTATAATAACATAACTATTTTTTTAGTTATGTTTGCGTACTCACTTAATGCTGCCTGTCATGAAACTAATCTTCACTTGTTTACTTCTTGTCGCAGGCGTCGGCCTGGCGGCTCAGCCTGTGGTGGTGAACCAAAAGGACGTTTCCAAAGATCTTGCTCAGAAATTGCTTAAGGAATACCAGAATGTGGAAGGTGAGGTGAATGAAAAGCCGCACACCGTACAAACGGCATTCGAACGGATTTACAAAGAAGTCCTTGAAACGGACAAGATCCAGGAATACACGGTTTGGAATAAGCTTTATCTGAATGCCGAGGGCAAGATCGACTACCTCGTGTTGTCCGTCTCCCGTGGTTTCGGGATGGTGGATGAAAAGACGGCCAAGGAGCCTTCCAAGGCCGATTCGCTGGCGGCGCTGGTTACCTCCCGGGTTGCCCCTTATCTCACCGATTTTGTGTCAAGAAGAACTGTCGGCTCCAAAACAGCAATCCTGGTATTTGTGAGTTTCTTTACGCGTCCAGCGAAGGAGGTCGCTAAGAAGGATAGTGTCGTGAATGGCCTGGCGGAGGCAATGGCGGCGAAGGATACATTGAAAGTGAAGACGCTCGCGCTCGGACAAAACCTGCTTACGGCCGTTCCTGATGTAATATACCGTTTCCCTAACCTCGAAGAGCTGTTTTTAAGCGATAACGACATTGAGACCGTAAATCTGGACGTGGCACGCCTGCCCAAACTGCGCCATCTCGACCTGAGCAAGAATATTATCAAGGATAATGGCATTGCCATCAGCAAAAACAAATCCCTGCAACTGCTCAATCTACAAAAGAACTTCGTTACGGACATTCCCCGCGCAGCCCGCAATTGTAAGAAACTGGAAACGCTCTGGCTGGGCAACAACCGGATAAGCGGGCTGAGTAATGCCAGTTTCCGGAAATTGAAACCGGTGAAAGACCTGAATTTTTACAAATCCGAAATAGCCGTCCTGCCGCGGGGAATTCGTAAACTGCGCCGGCTGGAAGTGCTGGATTTGTATTATAACAAACTGGAAACACTGCCGAAATCGGTCACCAGGCTGAAACGCCTCACGCACCTGGCCGTATCCCATAACCAGCTCTCGGAATTACCGGCCCGGATTGACCGCATGAAACGCGTCCATACGATCTATGCGCACCATAACCACCTGAGCAAGCTGCCCGACCGCATTACGCGTATGCAGTCGCTGCGGATAGTGGATTTGGGTTACAACTGGCTTACCACCTTCCCGGCCCAGCTCGCCGCGTTCACCAACTTGGAGGAACTCGACCTA includes:
- a CDS encoding leucine-rich repeat domain-containing protein produces the protein MKLIFTCLLLVAGVGLAAQPVVVNQKDVSKDLAQKLLKEYQNVEGEVNEKPHTVQTAFERIYKEVLETDKIQEYTVWNKLYLNAEGKIDYLVLSVSRGFGMVDEKTAKEPSKADSLAALVTSRVAPYLTDFVSRRTVGSKTAILVFVSFFTRPAKEVAKKDSVVNGLAEAMAAKDTLKVKTLALGQNLLTAVPDVIYRFPNLEELFLSDNDIETVNLDVARLPKLRHLDLSKNIIKDNGIAISKNKSLQLLNLQKNFVTDIPRAARNCKKLETLWLGNNRISGLSNASFRKLKPVKDLNFYKSEIAVLPRGIRKLRRLEVLDLYYNKLETLPKSVTRLKRLTHLAVSHNQLSELPARIDRMKRVHTIYAHHNHLSKLPDRITRMQSLRIVDLGYNWLTTFPAQLAAFTNLEELDLSANNFPDFPVQLLQIRKLDKLHLRGNPFLGEDAERKYSEQLSQLKKKNIEVFY